In the genome of Leptospira dzoumogneensis, one region contains:
- a CDS encoding LIC11755 family lipoprotein produces MRTILSAFSLIIFFISASCKQDSASELLWEETEKSVQFRYDPNYSEDPRLISDLVRENDRICFISGEDPNFSIRICIHEEGISEYIRVLSAWKEGSLISEFVSTLSDHSEYRIGTYLFSGIKKKVKDPKFGLVGDSKLKFLSASDSVWDRSDFNLKNHFKTFSIFSLSNGSYFLVLPPWIGSEVYLGLSFQASDLEKEIRNLIQEKNRIGLGTCTSSIPIITEIFGETNSNLGRWIEVYNPHTFPICEEGLELNLFGNKVTLPKTTGFISPYETRIYSEDSASLESISFSGIKWGDLKKAGKILLSRGDQSYEFNLPGTGYLFGENYYSWKGNTFSNCKTSSPFCMDPGENRTTNLESGADCDPNDFVLEELNPNGLLHKGVLQEDWKYLDLIYTGNKICDPSSLKISWGKNLFPIKISKKISAGEILSIGNLPFLLGSPSYSFSIFKSTSTTDIVSISNSNGKEKVLWDGIFRTSKGIPNRIVLQKTNGETVSICFENGESFLHPYFDSYLNASSQSAFSQSAIALENPRTSAAIKFCSKSKTISEVKFSEISWMGSYQGSDPISKDRFLEFVSIGDSFPDSAFLEIIQGNGTVVSIILPLEKEGLSVLSSGRSICFPQTEFWKDPSFSLPSSGSNLLKVYDPNTGGVWDEFYYSSSGPGVNDTRNKIRKSAYSKSGSGVRAWFASLYEGRPFRDPSCSFTDAHPGFLE; encoded by the coding sequence ATGCGAACAATACTATCGGCTTTCAGCCTAATCATCTTTTTTATTTCGGCTTCCTGTAAGCAAGACTCAGCTTCAGAGTTACTCTGGGAAGAAACGGAAAAGTCTGTACAATTCAGATACGATCCAAACTACTCGGAAGATCCTAGACTTATCTCTGATCTGGTCCGAGAGAATGATCGAATTTGTTTTATCTCCGGAGAAGATCCGAATTTTAGCATCCGGATCTGCATCCACGAAGAGGGAATTTCGGAATATATACGAGTTCTTTCCGCTTGGAAAGAAGGATCACTTATTTCAGAATTTGTTTCTACTCTTTCGGATCATTCCGAATATAGAATAGGGACCTATCTATTCTCCGGAATTAAGAAGAAGGTAAAAGATCCCAAATTTGGACTTGTTGGGGATTCAAAATTAAAGTTTTTAAGTGCGAGCGACTCTGTTTGGGATAGGTCCGACTTTAATCTCAAAAATCATTTTAAAACTTTTAGTATATTCAGTCTTTCGAATGGATCCTATTTTTTAGTCCTTCCTCCTTGGATTGGATCTGAGGTTTATTTAGGACTTTCTTTCCAAGCATCCGATCTGGAAAAAGAGATCCGAAATCTGATCCAAGAAAAAAATAGGATCGGTTTAGGAACATGCACTTCCTCTATTCCGATCATTACCGAAATTTTCGGAGAAACGAATTCTAATTTAGGAAGATGGATAGAGGTCTATAATCCACATACTTTCCCGATCTGCGAAGAAGGTTTGGAGTTAAATTTATTCGGAAACAAGGTCACTCTTCCTAAAACAACCGGTTTTATTTCTCCTTATGAGACTAGGATCTATTCCGAAGACTCCGCTTCTTTAGAAAGTATTTCTTTTTCCGGGATCAAATGGGGGGATTTGAAGAAGGCCGGAAAAATTTTACTAAGCCGGGGAGATCAGTCATATGAGTTCAATCTTCCGGGAACAGGATATCTATTCGGAGAGAACTATTATTCTTGGAAAGGTAATACGTTCTCTAACTGTAAAACTTCTTCTCCATTTTGTATGGATCCAGGAGAGAATAGGACTACAAACTTGGAGAGCGGGGCGGATTGTGATCCGAACGATTTTGTATTAGAAGAACTGAATCCGAATGGTCTATTACATAAAGGTGTTTTACAGGAAGATTGGAAATACTTAGATCTAATCTATACTGGAAACAAAATTTGTGATCCTTCTTCTTTAAAAATTTCCTGGGGTAAAAATCTTTTCCCGATCAAGATCTCTAAAAAAATTTCAGCGGGAGAAATTCTAAGTATAGGGAACCTTCCTTTTCTATTAGGCAGTCCTTCCTATTCCTTTTCTATTTTTAAATCAACCTCTACGACTGATATTGTTTCCATATCCAATTCTAACGGAAAGGAGAAGGTTCTCTGGGACGGGATCTTTAGGACTTCCAAAGGAATTCCGAATCGAATCGTACTGCAAAAAACGAATGGAGAAACTGTAAGTATTTGTTTTGAGAATGGGGAGTCGTTTCTTCATCCATACTTCGATTCATATTTAAATGCAAGTTCACAATCCGCTTTTTCTCAGTCAGCGATAGCTTTAGAAAATCCAAGGACATCTGCTGCTATAAAATTTTGTTCCAAATCGAAAACTATTAGTGAGGTAAAGTTTTCAGAAATATCTTGGATGGGTTCTTACCAAGGTTCGGATCCGATCTCAAAAGATAGATTTTTGGAATTTGTATCGATTGGAGATAGTTTTCCTGATTCCGCTTTTTTGGAAATTATCCAAGGAAATGGAACAGTAGTTTCTATAATTCTTCCTTTAGAGAAAGAAGGTCTGAGCGTCCTTTCTTCCGGGAGATCCATTTGTTTTCCTCAAACAGAGTTTTGGAAGGATCCAAGTTTTAGTTTACCTTCTTCCGGATCGAATCTTCTTAAAGTGTATGATCCTAATACTGGAGGAGTTTGGGATGAGTTTTACTACAGTTCGTCCGGTCCAGGTGTAAACGATACCAGAAATAAAATTCGAAAATCCGCATATTCCAAATCAGGATCCGGCGTTAGAGCTTGGTTTGCAAGCCTCTATGAGGGCAGGCCGTTTAGAGATCCGAGTTGTTCTTTCACGGATGCTCATCCTGGATTTTTGGAATAA
- a CDS encoding LA_2168 family protein produces the protein MKKIFFLFLLLYAHIISSEEIKNPSLEIYFQWILFRTQGRISDEKESSRIFALASPAVFGFKFEKSTEQFRSDLEWYLVTTPNSGTFFLPGRNSYFGILYKGLLWGAGRKSDPEEFPAWSFWKDGVEGLFAETELDRIKIRFDILDLYRGFPLLENQWLKLQGRESFLPKSAREELVSEKDYSLNSQSRYRAGISLTGYKEDRLVYRFRVRYLSLGDWGKFGSDTKESKSESIEGDRDYLVEWRLGLGFLWRYFYISGDLFLSRGIDKTGYHPSRFERSIPISGEALRFDLGFYNTHGKISIFGFLPDREKRSSQGEVLELGFVGMGASPIANPILQQVWGFYPSAWITDQGLEREETNFPGKRPANLLGWKAEGKFSGISTGIHFTYIGFLKEENSSSGLWTISSKNIQNKFLREAGVSISWSPSEDNSAKIELDLGGFESDETTGLKQWYMLFRIVGVWK, from the coding sequence ATGAAAAAAATCTTCTTCTTATTTCTGCTTTTGTATGCCCATATTATATCTTCAGAAGAAATTAAGAATCCTTCTTTGGAGATTTATTTCCAATGGATCTTGTTTAGGACCCAAGGAAGGATATCGGATGAAAAAGAAAGTTCCAGAATTTTTGCGTTAGCTTCACCTGCTGTATTCGGTTTCAAATTCGAGAAGTCTACAGAACAGTTTAGGTCGGACTTAGAATGGTATCTGGTTACCACTCCAAATTCCGGGACATTCTTCCTGCCCGGAAGAAACTCTTATTTTGGGATCCTTTACAAAGGACTTTTATGGGGAGCGGGAAGAAAATCGGACCCGGAAGAATTTCCAGCCTGGTCCTTTTGGAAAGACGGAGTGGAAGGTCTATTTGCGGAAACAGAATTGGATCGGATCAAGATTAGATTCGATATTTTGGATCTATACAGAGGATTTCCATTATTGGAAAACCAATGGTTGAAATTACAGGGAAGAGAGTCATTTCTTCCTAAATCTGCAAGGGAAGAATTAGTTTCCGAAAAGGATTATTCATTAAACTCACAATCCAGATATAGGGCCGGGATCAGCCTAACTGGATACAAAGAAGATCGTCTTGTATACAGATTCAGAGTGCGTTACCTGTCCTTGGGGGATTGGGGAAAATTCGGTTCAGATACGAAGGAATCCAAATCGGAAAGTATAGAAGGAGACAGAGATTATTTAGTAGAATGGAGACTTGGTTTAGGATTTCTCTGGAGATACTTTTATATTTCGGGAGACTTATTTCTTTCCAGAGGGATCGATAAAACAGGATACCATCCTTCCCGCTTTGAAAGATCTATACCGATCAGTGGTGAGGCCCTCAGATTCGATTTAGGTTTTTATAATACGCACGGAAAAATCTCGATTTTTGGATTTTTGCCTGATAGAGAGAAAAGATCTTCTCAAGGAGAAGTTTTAGAACTAGGTTTTGTAGGAATGGGAGCTTCTCCCATTGCAAATCCGATCTTACAACAAGTTTGGGGATTTTATCCATCTGCTTGGATCACAGATCAAGGTTTAGAGAGAGAAGAAACTAATTTTCCAGGTAAAAGACCTGCAAACTTATTAGGCTGGAAAGCGGAAGGAAAGTTTTCCGGAATTTCTACTGGGATACATTTTACCTATATCGGTTTTTTGAAAGAAGAGAATTCTTCTTCAGGCCTTTGGACAATTTCTTCTAAAAATATACAAAACAAATTTCTAAGAGAAGCGGGTGTAAGTATTTCCTGGTCTCCTTCGGAAGATAATTCCGCAAAGATCGAATTGGATCTAGGAGGTTTTGAATCAGACGAAACAACGGGACTGAAACAATGGTACATGCTCTTTCGTATAGTGGGAGTTTGGAAATGA